One window of the Heptranchias perlo isolate sHepPer1 unplaced genomic scaffold, sHepPer1.hap1 HAP1_SCAFFOLD_1385, whole genome shotgun sequence genome contains the following:
- the LOC137308772 gene encoding uridylate-specific endoribonuclease B-like: FISLLNNYEADTGEPEISTPEEEREIHSFLDAVMETAVLQIAHSYLVEKGTGKVTKEEFKQQLYDIWFCLYARKGSSHPDSSGFEHVFVGETRGGQRVIGFHNWIQLYLQEKLGHVDYRGYSMQNNQLTPDENKHLLTLQFSWKNGIKPRGSCFMGVSPEFEFALYTISFLSSPGRHLKLRFSQYEVEIVCHSNIHKNIETTYPILLRYLSVTS, from the exons CTTTCATTTCTTTATTGAACAATTATGAAGCCGACACAGGGGAACCAGAGATCAGCACcccagaggaggagagggagatccaCAGCTTTCTGGACGCTGTCATGGAAACAGCGGTGCTGCAG ATTGCTCACAGTTATTTAGTGGAGAAGGGAACGGGGAAAGTGACCAAGGAGGAATTCAAACAGCAGCTGTATGACATCTGGTTCTGCCTGTACGCTCGCAAAGGATCCAGTCA CCCCGATTCGTCTGGTTTCGAGCACGTGTTTGTCGGTGAGACCCGTGGTGGGCAAAGGGTCATTGGATTCCACAACTGGATCCAGTTATACCTCCAGGAAAAGCTCGGACATGTGGATTACAGAGGATATAGCATGCAAAATAATCAGCTCACA CCGGACGAGAACAAGCACCTCCTCACGCTCCAGTTCAGCTGGAAGAATGGGATTAAGCCCCGGGGTAGCTGCTTCATGGGGGTGAGCCCGGAGTTTGAGTTTGCCCTCTACACCATCTCCTTCCTCAGCTCTCCAGGCCGACACCTGAAGCTGAGGTTCAGTCAGTACGAGGTGGAGATCGTCTGTCACAGCAACATCCACAAAAACATTGAGACCACCTACCCCATTCTGCTGCGGTATTTATCAGTCACTTCATAG